Sequence from the Rubidibacter lacunae KORDI 51-2 genome:
TGAGTTCGTCGGTTGCCACAGTGTCGTTTTCATTGACGATCGGGATCGCCCCGAGTTCGAAGATCTCCTGGAACGCGTTGTAGGCGTTGACGTAGCTATTTCGCTGCATCAAGTCGCGACGCGTCAGTAGCACCTGTGCAATTGGCTGCTGCAGGTTGGCAAATAAGTCGTCGTAAACTCGCATCAAACGTCCTTGTCCGACCGCCGCGATCGCTTGCTTGCGGGCGATGCGGCGCGGTCGCTCCACCAATCCCAATCGGGCGCAGCCGACACCCACCGCTCCCGATGAAACCAACACCACGCGATCGCCGCTGGCACGCAAATGTGCAAGGGTTTCGACCAAGGCGGCGATCGTCGAGAGTGCTAACTGACCGGTTACACTCCGCGTCAGACTCGACGTACCGATTTTGACAACGAGCGTTCGGTCCATGACAGTTCTCTGAAGACAGCTCGGCCAGTCTGGGACGCGATCGACGGCGAGAAACCGGTACGATCCGCTCAACACCAATGTGTAGCTTGCTCTCCCGCTGCAATCTAGCCGTTAAGCTTAGGCCGGATTGCGCTGGATCGTTTCGCCAGTCGTATAGGGGTCGATCGGATTCCAGATTGGATTCGGCACTATCAAAACCCTTGTCTCCAAAGCTTACCGCTGCGCCGTTACAGAATCTTTTAAAGACTAGTTAAAGAGAGCGCAATCCCGGTTGCACCAATCGCCGGACCAATCGCAAGCGGCGTGCCCCACCCATAACGGGCGTGAAAGCAAGGGGTGCGCATTTGAGCACCACATACAGCCCCCATTATCCGCTCCGAAGGAGTTTGCTCCAACAACAGGGCTGCAGCAAAAACCCTAAAGGTAAAAGCCATCATCCAGATGAGGGGTTTGGAGCACTCGAAAGTCAGCCGGCGCGGCCGATGACACGCGCGAACCAACTCACGACGCGCTGGATCGTCTGTGCGCTGCAAGCAAAGGCAACACCGATCCCGGTTGCAAAACTGACCAGCCAGGATGAAAGTTTATTCGGTATGAGCGTCATCGGTCGAACGCGCTCGCCAATAAGCATAAACACTAGCAGTAGCAGTAGCAGTAGCAGCGCTTCTAAAATCAGCCTGAGGGCGGCCCTTCTCGTGCTAGAGCTGGTTGCTGCGGGGTAGCAGCGTTGCCAGACCAGCAATAACCATCCCTTAACCTTCTCATTACCCGACCTTTACTAGAGTTGGCGATCGCGGTGTTACTCTGGGCGCAGAAGCAAGGTGGGTTTTTCAGGGACTGCTCGAACGGCTGCAGATGGCTTGGAGCCCTCAGTTGCAGCTGGCTCACCGTTCTACGCAGGGTGGCTGTATGATTTCTGGCACGGAGTTTCCGAGTTTCTCAGCAAACCTTGCTACCCTGTCACGGCTGCCCTTCAGCCGTAGCGATTTACTCCCCGCCCAACCAGAAATTTTATGGCGTGTTGAGTGGGGTGTCGTACGGACGATTACCTGGAACGACGACGGTACGGTTGTAACGCTTGGATACTGGGGCAAGGGTGATGTGGTCGGACAGCCCCTCACGCGCTTGCAGCCATACCAAATTGAGTGTCTGACTAGCGTTGAAGTCACTGCAATTCCATCGCATCGCTGGCATCAGGTCTTGGACGCGATCGTCGCTCACTCTTGGCAAAGCGAAGAACTTTTAAGCATTGTGCGCTACGAGCGCGTGTACAAGCGCTTAGAGCGTTTGCTGACCTGGTTGGCCCGCAAGTTCGGGCGATCGGTGGCTACCGGCGAGCTGATCGATCTGCGCTTGACGCACCAGGGCATTGCCGAGCTTATCGGGACGACGCGCGTGACCGTTACTCGATTGCTGAAAGAGTTGGAAGCACAAGGAAAAATTGTTCGCCAGCAACGCCACTACATCATCCTGTGCGATTCGGAAGTGCTCAAGCACTTGCGCGCGGATGATGAGGGTCTCACCGCAAGCTAGCTCGGACCAATTCCATGCACTGGTAATACTTGCCTCTCGCGCGATCGCTCTCGCAGTTAAAAGCCTTGCCCTCGACCAAAGACCCCGTATATTTCTAAGCGTGCCGCTTGAGTAGCTGTCTCAAGTCTTGCTTTGAACGGTGCAAAAGGGTTCGGCAGCAATTGTCCTTGCCGGAGGGTACGCACTGCATGGCACTAGTGCAAATCAACCATTCTCAGAGCAACGGTCAAACCACTTTTGAAGAAAACAAAACAGAACCTACCATACTTGCCCGCAAGCTGCCAGTGGGAGTTATACATTCACGAAATTTTAAGAATATTGGTTTAAAAAACGTACGATATCTGCATTTCGCATGCGTTTGCAGCTCTGCAAGCACATCTAAAAAATGTTCGAAGATGCTGTTTAAGCAGTACATTCTGCATCAAGTCGGCAACACATGGGTCTGTAAATGAAAAACAAGGTTGAAACTTTTAAGCTTTCCGGTCGAGTTTATCTACTGCTCGCAATCTCAATTTTTGGAGCAGCGAATGCCATCACTCGCAAACTCAACGAACTCGGTGCGGAGAACCTTGTTGACGGACGCAACCCTATTTCTTTCTGTAACGTTCTTTTCGTCGGCAATTTGTGTGCTCTGGCTCTACTGGGAGTTCTTTATCGCCACCAATGGCGGTTGGACCTGTTCAGACGAATTACTTGGAGGAACTGGCTAGCACTATCGTCTGTTGCGTTTTTTGGGACAGCACTCGTTCCTACGCTCGTTTTTACGGCACTCTCAATTACTACAGTTAATAATGTTGTTCTTATCGGACAAATCGATACGCCCATTATTTTGGGCTTATCTGTACTTTTACTTCGCGAGCGAGTGAATGGTTGGGTCATTGGCGGGGCAGCAGTCTCCTTTGTGGGTGTTGTTTTAACCGTGCTGTTGCAGCCAGCCACCGGCGATGCAATGACCGTAGTAGGTATTGATATCGGACGCGGTGAGTTACTAACTCTCCTTGCCGCAGTATTTCAGTCCGTCTCCAGCATTATCAGCAAAGTCAGCCTGCAGCAAGTCCCGCTTAGTATCTTTAGCGGATTCCGAATGTTTGTCGGTACGATAATTTTCTTTGTGGCAGCTATCCTACTTTACGAACCCAGTCATTTTATGGACGTTTCTTCACCGTTTCTATGGCGTTGGATGCTAGTTTATGCAGCCGTAATTGTGGTAGGTGGTCAGCTGTTTTGGTTCAAGGGACTGAAGCGAAGTACCGCGGGTGAGGTTTCGCTAGCGGCGGCTTTCAATCCGATTGCTGGCGTACTGGCTGCCTACACGATTTTGGGAGAAATTCCTACGATAGGGCAGTATGTAGGAGGCAGTGTTATCTTGTTCGGAATCGCGTTAAACCAAATAGGCTTAAGCCGACTGAGTAAGGTTGCGCTCGTGCAACTGTCAACGGATAAGCAGATGGATGGAGCTGTAGGGTTCAAGGGAATTTAGTCACAACGCCGGGGAACCCCTACTTTTGCCCGATTCAACTCAAAAGAGTTATTCCTACCGCAGTATGAAGGAGTACTTGGGCGTTACCGGAACGGCTGTCTTACGGCGATCGCGATGCTTGGAGCGAAAGCACATCCTATAATCTCTTATCGGAAATTGCATGAAGAGCTGTTCTGCCCCAGAATGGTTGAGGGGACTGCTGTAAAAGCCGTCCTTTTCGACAAAAGTGCCCCTTGAGAGTTGTGGTGAATGTGCAGAAGCCACTATACCAACACGAAGTAAAGTTCTTGCGAGCTAATCGATGCGACATGCCAGGCCAATTTTCCTTGTCATTGTCTTGAGCGTTGTAGCTGTCGGTGCGTTTGGGCTCAAAATCTGGCACGATCGCTTCCAGATACATCGGTTAACTTTAGCTACTGCCAGTGCCTCGGGTGAATACTATGCCTTTGGTCGAGCCCTGGCCCGAGTAATTTCAAACCACCATCCCGATATCGAGATTACCGTAAGAGAAACTCAAGGTTCTTTGCACAACCTCGAGCTCATCGAACAAGGCTCTGCACAATTGGCACTCGTTCAGAGCAACTCTCCGAGCAGGCCCTCTACTCGTGCAGTTGCCTACCTATTTCCCGAGACGGCTCATGTGGTAGTTTCCGCAGAATTGGGGATCCAGCGTTTCTCCGACTTGCGGACCAAGCGTATTGCTTTACCGCCAGCGGGAAGCGGTTCTTATCGACTGTTTTGGTCGATCGCCGAGCATTACAAAATGGATCCAGAGACAATTGAGTTCGTCGTAAAACCGTCTGATGAAACCTATGCAGCATTTCGGGCAAGAGAAGTCGATGCTTTCTTTCATGTCATGGCACTTGGCAACCCAAGGCTTGCAGAGTTATTGCGCGAACAGAATGCCAGGCTCTTGCCAATCCAGCAAGTAGCGGCGCTGCAACTCAAGCTGCCTTATCTTGAATCTACCCAAATCCCGATGGGAACCTATGATGGGGCCTCGCCCATTCCGCCCAAGGATGTTGCTGCTGTGGCAGTGCGGTCCGTGTTAATTAGCAGCGACGATGTAAATGCTGGCGTAGTTTACCGCATCGTCGAAAGCCTTTATCAGTTTCGCTCCGAACTAGTAGCAATCTATCCAAGAGCAGCAACGATTGTTTTGCCAGAGTCTGGAGAGAACTTGGGGTTGCCCATACACCCCGGCGCGCAAGCATTTTACGAGCAGGACAAGCCACACTTTCTCGTGGAATATGCAGAGTCTTTGGCATTTCTATTATCCGTTTTCGTGTTAATCATCTCCAGTCTATGGCAGTTCCGTTTGTGGCTACTCGGACGACAGAAAAACCGTGCCGATATGTATAATCTTCAACTTGTTGAGCTGATCGATCGCATCCAAAATAGCAATAAATCCCAAGAGTTGATCGAACTCCGCCAGGAGCTATTTGAGATTCTCCAGAAAGTTATGGTGGATCTAGATAAAGACCGAATCTCACTCGAGTCTTTTCAGTCTTTTGCCCTACCTTGGGAAACAGCAATATCGAGTTTGCGTCATAAGGAGTCTCTATTATCGAAAATCGGTTTCTCTGCTCCCAACTAGACTGTCGATCGGTTAATTAACGTCAAGGTTTTTCATTGGTAGGAACGAGGATTTGATTTCGCAGTCCTTTTTTCTGCCGAGCAGTATGAGAATGGCGCGA
This genomic interval carries:
- a CDS encoding Crp/Fnr family transcriptional regulator, producing MISGTEFPSFSANLATLSRLPFSRSDLLPAQPEILWRVEWGVVRTITWNDDGTVVTLGYWGKGDVVGQPLTRLQPYQIECLTSVEVTAIPSHRWHQVLDAIVAHSWQSEELLSIVRYERVYKRLERLLTWLARKFGRSVATGELIDLRLTHQGIAELIGTTRVTVTRLLKELEAQGKIVRQQRHYIILCDSEVLKHLRADDEGLTAS
- a CDS encoding DMT family transporter; the encoded protein is MKNKVETFKLSGRVYLLLAISIFGAANAITRKLNELGAENLVDGRNPISFCNVLFVGNLCALALLGVLYRHQWRLDLFRRITWRNWLALSSVAFFGTALVPTLVFTALSITTVNNVVLIGQIDTPIILGLSVLLLRERVNGWVIGGAAVSFVGVVLTVLLQPATGDAMTVVGIDIGRGELLTLLAAVFQSVSSIISKVSLQQVPLSIFSGFRMFVGTIIFFVAAILLYEPSHFMDVSSPFLWRWMLVYAAVIVVGGQLFWFKGLKRSTAGEVSLAAAFNPIAGVLAAYTILGEIPTIGQYVGGSVILFGIALNQIGLSRLSKVALVQLSTDKQMDGAVGFKGI
- a CDS encoding TAXI family TRAP transporter solute-binding subunit — its product is MRHARPIFLVIVLSVVAVGAFGLKIWHDRFQIHRLTLATASASGEYYAFGRALARVISNHHPDIEITVRETQGSLHNLELIEQGSAQLALVQSNSPSRPSTRAVAYLFPETAHVVVSAELGIQRFSDLRTKRIALPPAGSGSYRLFWSIAEHYKMDPETIEFVVKPSDETYAAFRAREVDAFFHVMALGNPRLAELLREQNARLLPIQQVAALQLKLPYLESTQIPMGTYDGASPIPPKDVAAVAVRSVLISSDDVNAGVVYRIVESLYQFRSELVAIYPRAATIVLPESGENLGLPIHPGAQAFYEQDKPHFLVEYAESLAFLLSVFVLIISSLWQFRLWLLGRQKNRADMYNLQLVELIDRIQNSNKSQELIELRQELFEILQKVMVDLDKDRISLESFQSFALPWETAISSLRHKESLLSKIGFSAPN